In Helicobacter ibis, one genomic interval encodes:
- the tuf gene encoding elongation factor Tu translates to MAKEKYVKSKPHVNIGTIGHVDHGKTTLSAAISAVLSTKGLAEMKDYDNIDNAPEEKERGITIATSHIEYETEKRHYAHVDCPGHADYVKNMITGAAQMDGAILVVSAADGPMPQTREHILLSRQVGVPYIVVFMNKQDMVDDQELLELVEMEIRELLSSYEFPGDDTPIIAGSALKALDEAKAGSLGEWSEKIMKLMDAVDEYIPTPARETDKTFLMPIEDVFSIAGRGTVVTGRIERGVVKVGDEIEIVGIRPTQKTTVTGVEMFRKELDMGEAGDNVGVLLRGTKKEEVERGMVLCKPASITPHKKFEGEIYVLSKDEGGRHTPFFNGYRPQFYVRTTDITGSIQLPDGVEMVMPGDNIKITVELINPIALEEGTRFAIREGGRTVGAGVVTKIIE, encoded by the coding sequence ATGGCTAAGGAAAAATATGTTAAATCAAAACCCCATGTAAATATTGGAACAATCGGACATGTTGACCATGGTAAGACAACATTGAGTGCTGCTATTTCTGCTGTTCTATCTACAAAAGGTTTGGCAGAGATGAAAGACTATGACAATATCGATAATGCACCTGAAGAAAAAGAAAGAGGTATTACGATTGCTACTTCTCACATTGAGTATGAAACAGAAAAGAGACACTACGCACATGTTGATTGTCCTGGACACGCTGACTATGTTAAGAACATGATTACAGGTGCTGCTCAAATGGACGGAGCTATCTTGGTTGTTTCTGCTGCTGATGGTCCTATGCCACAAACTAGAGAGCATATTCTACTATCTCGCCAAGTTGGTGTTCCATATATCGTAGTTTTCATGAATAAGCAAGATATGGTTGATGACCAAGAACTATTAGAATTGGTAGAAATGGAAATTAGAGAACTTCTATCAAGTTATGAATTCCCGGGAGATGATACTCCAATTATTGCTGGTTCTGCTCTAAAAGCACTAGATGAAGCTAAAGCTGGTTCTCTAGGCGAGTGGAGCGAGAAGATTATGAAGTTAATGGATGCTGTAGATGAGTATATACCTACTCCAGCTCGTGAAACTGATAAGACTTTCTTGATGCCTATCGAAGATGTTTTCTCAATAGCAGGTAGAGGAACGGTTGTTACAGGAAGAATCGAAAGAGGTGTTGTAAAAGTAGGTGATGAAATTGAAATAGTTGGTATTCGCCCAACTCAAAAGACAACTGTAACTGGCGTTGAAATGTTTAGAAAAGAGCTAGACATGGGTGAAGCTGGTGATAATGTTGGTGTTCTTTTAAGAGGAACAAAGAAAGAAGAAGTTGAGAGAGGTATGGTTCTTTGTAAGCCTGCTTCAATTACTCCTCACAAAAAGTTTGAAGGTGAAATTTATGTTCTTTCAAAAGATGAAGGTGGAAGACATACTCCATTCTTTAATGGATATAGACCACAATTCTATGTAAGAACAACAGATATTACTGGTTCTATTCAATTGCCTGATGGAGTTGAAATGGTTATGCCGGGTGATAACATCAAAATCACAGTAGAACTAATTAACCCTATCGCACTAGAAGAAGGAACAAGATTCGCTATTCGTGAAGGTGGTAGAACTGTTGGTGCTGGTGTTGTTACAAAAATTATTGAATAG
- a CDS encoding aspartate/glutamate racemase family protein: MKTIGIIGGMSFESTLSYYQGINELVRKNLGGLNSAKIALLSLNFEEIAKLQRENKWQESAEILSKAALSLEKIGVDFILIATNTMHKVLPIITQQVKTPFIHIAESLGEELKNNNIKKALLLGTKFTMSESFYKDILQNFKIETIIPNNEEMEIVNSIIFDELCQGKVLEDSKKKYLQIIESYKEAEAVILGCTEIGMLIQEQDCKIKLFDTTKIHIKKAVELALK, from the coding sequence ATGAAAACAATAGGAATTATCGGCGGAATGAGTTTTGAGAGCACTCTTAGCTACTATCAAGGTATAAACGAGCTAGTAAGAAAGAATCTAGGTGGGCTAAACTCCGCTAAAATCGCACTTCTTAGTCTAAATTTTGAAGAAATCGCAAAATTACAAAGAGAAAATAAATGGCAAGAGAGTGCAGAGATTCTAAGTAAAGCAGCATTGAGTTTAGAAAAAATAGGAGTAGATTTTATACTAATTGCTACAAACACAATGCACAAAGTATTGCCAATTATTACACAACAAGTTAAAACTCCTTTTATCCATATAGCAGAATCTCTTGGAGAAGAGTTAAAAAATAACAATATAAAAAAAGCATTACTTCTAGGCACGAAATTTACTATGAGTGAGAGCTTTTATAAAGATATTTTGCAGAACTTTAAAATAGAGACAATAATCCCAAATAATGAAGAAATGGAAATTGTAAATTCAATTATATTTGATGAACTATGTCAAGGAAAGGTTTTAGAAGATTCTAAAAAGAAATATTTACAAATCATAGAATCCTATAAAGAAGCAGAAGCAGTAATCTTAGGTTGCACAGAAATTGGTATGCTTATACAAGAGCAAGATTGCAAAATAAAACTCTTTGATACAACCAAAATACACATTAAAAAGGCGGTCGAGCTTGCATTGAAATAA
- a CDS encoding sulfurtransferase TusA family protein, translating into MEELDVRGLSCPEPVLQLKPLIDKNVETIKILCSCGTSSENIQRIAKNHNYEVNILENGEDCVYLLNKKEVLG; encoded by the coding sequence ATGGAAGAATTAGATGTAAGAGGGCTATCATGCCCTGAACCTGTGCTACAACTAAAACCACTAATTGATAAAAATGTAGAGACAATAAAGATTCTGTGCAGTTGTGGAACTTCTAGTGAAAATATTCAAAGAATAGCAAAGAATCACAACTATGAAGTAAATATATTAGAAAATGGCGAAGATTGCGTGTATTTGCTAAATAAAAAGGAAGTGCTTGGATAA
- a CDS encoding cation:proton antiporter — protein MESIVSFGIISVLIVVAPFLSSILRLPLVVTEIMLGAIAFYFGLFSHSQSLEFMAHIGFLFLMFLCGLEVNLKALKELGASFLKSALSYLFIMYALALLYVWYMDISIFYVAALSVMSLGMIMMLIKEYPKNTDWLQLSLNIGILGELISIIILVIINGSYSYGLTWKLYETLLILFLFLTAIVGIFKIADILFWWFPTLKFMLMPQESSKNQDIRFSSMLFLVMIGIVTLLGLESVLGAFLAGMILATYFHYHSQLAEKLNDFGFGFFIPLFFIYVGSTLDLELIVEHPYLFSNVFQIILVMVLIRTIGALLIYKKYFASYKKVLLLGFSHAMPLTFLVATAQLGKQFNVINNEEYYTFILAALLEGILLILCIKFIANFKFIKEKR, from the coding sequence GTGGAGAGCATTGTTAGTTTTGGGATTATTTCTGTATTAATAGTCGTTGCTCCTTTTCTTAGTAGTATCTTACGACTTCCTTTGGTTGTAACAGAAATAATGCTTGGTGCAATAGCATTTTATTTTGGTTTATTTTCACATTCTCAATCATTAGAATTTATGGCACATATCGGATTTTTGTTTTTGATGTTTTTGTGCGGATTGGAGGTGAATCTAAAAGCATTAAAAGAACTTGGAGCTTCATTTTTAAAATCAGCCCTCTCATATTTGTTTATAATGTATGCTTTAGCATTGCTTTATGTATGGTATATGGACATTAGCATATTTTATGTAGCTGCATTGTCTGTTATGAGTTTAGGCATGATAATGATGCTAATTAAAGAATATCCAAAAAACACAGACTGGTTACAATTATCACTAAATATTGGAATCTTAGGAGAATTAATCAGCATAATTATACTTGTTATAATAAATGGTAGCTATTCTTATGGGCTAACTTGGAAGCTATATGAGACACTGCTTATATTGTTTTTGTTTTTGACTGCGATTGTTGGAATATTTAAAATAGCTGATATTTTATTTTGGTGGTTTCCTACATTGAAATTTATGCTAATGCCACAAGAATCTAGCAAAAATCAAGATATAAGATTTAGCTCTATGTTGTTTTTAGTTATGATAGGGATTGTAACTTTGCTTGGACTTGAATCTGTCTTAGGTGCATTTTTAGCAGGAATGATTCTAGCTACATATTTTCACTATCATAGCCAACTAGCAGAAAAGCTAAATGACTTTGGGTTTGGATTTTTTATACCTTTATTTTTTATATATGTTGGCTCTACACTAGATTTGGAGCTAATAGTAGAGCACCCTTATTTATTCTCAAATGTATTTCAGATAATACTTGTAATGGTATTAATACGAACTATTGGTGCATTGCTTATATATAAGAAATATTTTGCTTCTTATAAAAAAGTATTATTGCTTGGCTTTAGCCATGCTATGCCACTTACATTTTTAGTAGCCACTGCACAATTAGGAAAACAATTTAATGTAATAAACAATGAAGAATATTACACATTTATCCTAGCAGCATTACTAGAAGGAATCTTGTTGATACTATGTATTAAATTTATTGCAAATTTCAAATTCATAAAGGAAAAAAGGTGA
- the nusG gene encoding transcription termination/antitermination protein NusG, translating to MYWYAIQTYFGSEQAVKRGIENIVKEHHLEDRLTDIVVPTEDIIEVKNNKKKISERSLYPGYVFIRVDLDTALWHTIQSLPKVSRFIGEAKKPTPLSEADINHIIEKVQNRAAPKPKIIFESGEVVRIIEGPFANFTGIVEEYDMEHRKLKLNVSIFGRSTPIEILYSQVEKIV from the coding sequence TTGTATTGGTATGCGATTCAAACCTATTTTGGTAGCGAACAAGCTGTTAAAAGAGGTATAGAAAACATAGTTAAAGAGCATCATCTAGAGGACAGATTAACTGATATAGTTGTTCCAACTGAAGATATTATTGAAGTTAAGAATAACAAGAAAAAAATCAGCGAGAGAAGTTTATATCCCGGTTATGTTTTTATTAGGGTTGATTTAGATACTGCTTTATGGCATACAATTCAATCATTACCTAAAGTTAGTAGATTCATAGGCGAAGCAAAAAAACCTACACCGCTAAGCGAAGCAGACATTAACCACATTATAGAAAAAGTTCAAAATCGTGCAGCTCCAAAACCAAAAATTATTTTTGAATCTGGTGAAGTTGTAAGGATTATAGAAGGTCCATTTGCTAATTTTACAGGTATTGTTGAAGAGTATGACATGGAGCATAGAAAGTTAAAGCTAAATGTATCTATTTTTGGACGAAGTACACCTATTGAAATACTTTATTCTCAAGTAGAAAAAATAGTTTAA
- the secE gene encoding preprotein translocase subunit SecE, with translation MKKLIAYYRLSKEELSKVIFPTKEQVRSAFISVLLVVSVIALFLASVDFILGSFVSSIL, from the coding sequence GTGAAAAAGCTTATTGCATATTATAGATTATCCAAAGAAGAGCTATCAAAGGTAATATTTCCGACAAAAGAGCAAGTTAGAAGTGCTTTTATTTCTGTATTGTTAGTTGTCTCTGTTATTGCTCTATTTTTGGCATCGGTTGATTTCATTCTTGGAAGTTTTGTTTCAAGTATTTTATAA
- a CDS encoding NlpC/P60 family protein yields the protein MKILLYTLLIIIFAGCSTKQYIPQQNTKMEVGYLVQVGSFKNPNNAWRFVDKLNKNGLEAFLFNDNGFYKVRFGNYRSINEATKEAQRYKKRGYFKDFFIINPTKMIANKKHSTSELREELKKSTYGYIGVPYKWGGTSESGFDCSGLTYTVYRLNGIDIPRNSLLQFNSGKKVQRNNLQIGDLVFFSINKKRVDHVGVYVGDNKFIHAPSKGKKVQVAKLDSQFWSSRYKGARDYTK from the coding sequence GTGAAGATTCTACTTTACACATTACTGATAATTATTTTTGCAGGTTGTAGCACAAAGCAATATATCCCACAACAAAACACAAAGATGGAAGTTGGCTATTTGGTGCAAGTAGGTAGCTTCAAAAACCCAAACAACGCATGGAGATTCGTAGATAAGTTAAATAAAAACGGATTAGAAGCATTTTTGTTTAACGACAATGGATTTTATAAAGTTAGATTCGGAAATTATAGAAGCATAAATGAGGCAACAAAAGAAGCACAAAGATACAAAAAAAGAGGATATTTTAAAGATTTTTTTATCATTAATCCAACAAAAATGATAGCAAACAAAAAACACAGCACAAGTGAATTAAGAGAGGAGCTTAAAAAAAGCACATATGGATATATAGGAGTGCCATATAAATGGGGAGGCACTTCAGAGAGTGGCTTTGATTGCAGTGGGCTTACATACACGGTATATAGGCTAAATGGAATTGATATACCTAGAAACTCTCTACTTCAATTTAATTCTGGCAAAAAAGTCCAAAGAAACAATTTACAAATTGGCGATTTGGTGTTTTTCTCTATAAACAAAAAAAGAGTAGATCATGTAGGCGTGTATGTTGGAGATAATAAATTCATACATGCTCCAAGCAAAGGCAAAAAAGTGCAAGTCGCTAAATTAGACTCTCAATTTTGGTCGTCGCGATACAAAGGTGCTAGAGACTACACAAAATAA
- the rplK gene encoding 50S ribosomal protein L11: protein MAKKIVGELKLQIPAGKANPSPPVGPALGQRGINIMEFCKAFNEKTKDMGNFNIPVIITVYQDKSFTFVTKKPPVTDLIKKAAGIQKGSDNPLKNKVGKLTKAQVLEIVKTKMDDLNATSEEAAMKIVEGSARSMGIEVVD, encoded by the coding sequence ATGGCAAAAAAAATTGTTGGCGAACTAAAATTGCAAATCCCAGCAGGAAAGGCTAATCCATCACCACCTGTAGGTCCTGCATTAGGTCAGCGTGGTATTAATATAATGGAATTTTGTAAGGCTTTTAATGAAAAAACCAAAGATATGGGAAATTTTAATATTCCTGTTATTATCACGGTTTATCAAGATAAGAGCTTTACATTTGTTACTAAAAAGCCACCTGTTACAGATTTGATTAAAAAGGCAGCTGGAATCCAAAAAGGTTCTGATAATCCTCTAAAAAATAAAGTTGGTAAGCTTACAAAAGCACAAGTTTTAGAGATTGTAAAGACAAAAATGGACGACTTGAATGCTACTTCAGAAGAAGCAGCAATGAAGATAGTTGAAGGAAGTGCTCGAAGCATGGGCATTGAAGTTGTAGATTAA
- a CDS encoding aminotransferase class V-fold PLP-dependent enzyme: protein MDKKLVYFDNASTSFPKAPILQESFYNFLDNAGVNASRGVYSLALESGRILHRCRLLLSQLVSTEPKRILFHLNATHAINVALQGFLKRGDIVVTTQMEHNAIKRTLNALKEKIGIEIREITTDEFGNISLQSAKELCKGARMLACVHVNNVNGATIPLEELSQIAKDENLCFLLDASQSVGVLPVDNILKKVDLIAFSGHKGLLSTMGVGVLGLSKEFDEDLLEPLIFGGTGSLSEEEYQPRFLPDKFESGTINMHGITNLKDSLEWIYSYGIYNIYNHKANLKEYLYEKLQTINNINIYSTQGTSGANLSFIIKNKSISDVEFLLSDTYNICTRIGLHCSPATHKCLDTLKYGGTIRVSIGAFNTKDEIDYLIYAIKEIEAK from the coding sequence TTGGATAAAAAGCTAGTATATTTTGATAATGCTTCAACTAGCTTTCCAAAAGCTCCTATATTACAAGAATCTTTTTACAACTTTTTAGATAATGCGGGGGTAAATGCTAGTAGGGGCGTATATTCTTTAGCACTAGAATCTGGCAGGATTCTGCATAGATGCAGATTATTGCTATCACAATTAGTCAGCACAGAACCAAAGAGAATTTTATTCCACCTAAATGCAACACATGCAATAAATGTAGCATTGCAAGGCTTCTTAAAAAGAGGAGATATTGTAGTTACAACACAAATGGAGCATAATGCAATAAAACGCACACTAAATGCATTAAAAGAAAAAATAGGGATAGAAATTAGAGAAATTACCACAGATGAATTTGGAAATATCTCTCTACAAAGCGCAAAAGAACTCTGCAAAGGTGCTAGAATGCTTGCATGTGTGCATGTAAATAATGTAAATGGTGCAACAATCCCACTAGAAGAATTAAGCCAAATTGCAAAAGATGAGAATCTATGCTTCTTGCTTGATGCTAGTCAGAGTGTAGGTGTGTTGCCTGTGGATAATATTTTAAAAAAGGTAGATTTAATAGCATTTAGCGGACATAAGGGGCTTTTATCAACTATGGGTGTTGGGGTTTTGGGCTTAAGCAAGGAATTTGATGAAGATTTACTAGAACCACTCATATTTGGTGGAACTGGAAGTTTGAGCGAAGAAGAATATCAGCCAAGATTCTTACCTGATAAATTCGAAAGCGGAACTATCAATATGCATGGGATTACAAATTTAAAAGATTCGCTAGAGTGGATTTATAGTTATGGAATTTATAATATTTATAATCACAAAGCAAATTTAAAAGAATATTTATATGAAAAATTACAGACAATAAATAATATTAATATATACTCCACACAAGGCACAAGTGGTGCTAACCTATCTTTTATCATCAAAAACAAAAGTATTTCTGATGTTGAATTCTTGCTTAGTGATACTTATAATATATGCACAAGAATCGGACTTCACTGCTCCCCTGCTACACACAAATGCCTAGATACTCTAAAATATGGTGGCACAATTAGAGTTAGCATTGGAGCATTTAATACAAAAGATGAGATAGACTATTTAATTTATGCAATTAAAGAAATAGAGGCGAAATAG
- the rpmG gene encoding 50S ribosomal protein L33 — MAKGNRIKIGLKCVECGDINYSTVKNAKTQTEKLELKKFCPRLNRHTIHKEVKLKS, encoded by the coding sequence ATGGCAAAGGGTAATAGAATAAAAATTGGACTTAAATGTGTAGAGTGTGGTGATATAAACTATAGCACCGTGAAAAACGCAAAAACACAAACAGAAAAACTGGAGCTAAAAAAGTTCTGCCCAAGGCTTAATAGACATACAATTCATAAAGAAGTGAAGTTAAAAAGCTAA
- the rny gene encoding ribonuclease Y, with the protein MVVTLSSVASALIAGLGGYLVSRKIFNTNSSVLLEQAKAKAKAIEYEAEKMLQESKIKIKELEVEAEKNIQTEKLKNKKEYEQKLLEFERKKLQEIQKIEKETSIINEEKQRINRDIQNISETKNAIKKLQTNYEEKISELTCQLSQIVSLTKKEAKELLFNKLKEECKQEAAHIIRKYETQAKEDAKERANYLLAQATSRFAGEFAAERLINTINLPSDDLKAKIIGKEGRNIKALEMTCGVDIIIDDTPGTIIVSCHNLYRRSIATKTIEQLIEDGRIQPAKIEEIYQKCFDEFETQVFKEGEQVVLDLGLNNMHPEIQKLVGKLKYRASYGQNALAHSLEVAHLAGIIAAELGGDCLLATRAGLLHDIGKSRTHDFKGSHVELGAEICRRYNEHPIVINAIMSHHGNEEAKSIEAAAVCAADALSSARPGARREVLENYLRRVSEIENIALTKAGVVHAYAINAGREVRVIVKSSDLSDDDLHVLAKDIAKDIESSVQYPGEIKVSAIRETRAYAIAS; encoded by the coding sequence ATAGTAGTAACATTAAGTTCCGTAGCATCAGCACTAATAGCAGGTTTAGGAGGCTACCTAGTTTCACGCAAAATATTCAACACAAACTCTAGTGTATTACTAGAACAAGCAAAGGCAAAGGCAAAGGCAATAGAATATGAAGCAGAAAAAATGCTACAAGAATCGAAAATCAAAATTAAAGAGCTAGAAGTAGAAGCAGAAAAAAACATACAAACAGAAAAGCTAAAAAACAAAAAAGAATATGAACAAAAACTGCTAGAATTTGAGAGAAAGAAGCTACAAGAGATTCAAAAAATAGAGAAAGAAACATCTATCATAAATGAAGAAAAGCAACGCATAAATAGAGATATACAAAATATATCAGAAACAAAAAATGCAATAAAAAAGCTACAAACAAACTATGAAGAAAAAATAAGCGAATTAACATGTCAATTATCACAGATTGTGAGCCTAACTAAAAAAGAAGCCAAAGAATTATTATTTAACAAGCTAAAAGAAGAATGCAAACAAGAAGCTGCGCATATAATAAGAAAATATGAAACACAAGCAAAAGAAGATGCAAAAGAAAGAGCAAACTATCTTCTAGCACAAGCTACTTCACGCTTTGCAGGTGAGTTTGCAGCAGAAAGACTAATAAATACAATAAATCTCCCAAGCGATGACTTAAAAGCAAAAATAATAGGCAAAGAAGGACGAAACATAAAGGCACTAGAAATGACCTGTGGTGTGGATATAATCATTGATGACACACCCGGAACTATAATAGTTAGTTGCCATAATCTATATAGAAGAAGTATAGCCACTAAAACTATCGAACAACTAATAGAAGATGGTAGGATTCAACCTGCAAAAATTGAAGAAATATATCAAAAATGTTTTGATGAGTTTGAAACTCAAGTCTTTAAAGAAGGAGAACAAGTAGTATTAGATTTGGGACTAAATAATATGCACCCAGAAATCCAAAAACTAGTTGGTAAACTAAAATATAGAGCAAGTTATGGACAAAATGCACTAGCACACTCACTAGAAGTAGCACATCTAGCAGGAATCATAGCAGCAGAACTTGGGGGTGATTGCCTCCTAGCTACAAGAGCTGGATTATTGCATGATATTGGCAAATCAAGGACACATGACTTTAAGGGTTCGCATGTAGAACTAGGTGCTGAAATATGCAGAAGATACAATGAGCACCCAATAGTAATAAATGCAATCATGTCTCATCATGGGAATGAAGAAGCAAAAAGTATCGAAGCTGCTGCTGTATGTGCTGCAGATGCACTTAGCTCTGCTAGACCTGGTGCAAGACGAGAGGTGCTAGAAAATTACCTAAGAAGAGTTAGCGAGATAGAAAATATAGCATTAACAAAAGCTGGCGTAGTGCATGCTTATGCAATAAATGCTGGAAGAGAAGTAAGGGTAATTGTAAAATCAAGCGATTTAAGTGATGACGATTTGCATGTCTTAGCAAAAGATATTGCAAAAGACATTGAATCTAGTGTGCAATATCCTGGAGAAATAAAAGTTAGTGCAATAAGAGAAACAAGGGCTTATGCTATTGCTAGTTAG
- a CDS encoding DUF3343 domain-containing protein, whose amino-acid sequence MISGYILVYSSADAFYAEEIFKTHNINIKLMPTPRELSSDCGVCIYFEIESIDKIHLVLNDKNLEYEIKLK is encoded by the coding sequence GTGATAAGTGGATATATTTTAGTATATAGCAGTGCTGATGCATTCTATGCAGAAGAAATTTTTAAAACACATAATATAAACATAAAACTAATGCCAACTCCTAGAGAGCTAAGTAGCGATTGTGGAGTTTGTATATATTTTGAGATAGAATCTATTGATAAAATACATCTTGTATTAAATGACAAAAATTTAGAATACGAAATAAAACTAAAATAA
- a CDS encoding 5-formyltetrahydrofolate cyclo-ligase, with amino-acid sequence MTKELIRQKFKNRLNKAKDSQNKLYMDLILNKKIEILLQQIISNLKKQKRKPHSRINILLYFPLDIEFNCLKLLNKFKKQKNTQIFLPFMSDINLKMVEYRLPLGRQAFGIYQPNGSLFRNNKLDIAIIPVLGIDMDFRRIGFGKGIYDRFFMNLKKQPITIFVSRALNYHNSKITQYHDVKTNIYITPFATIKDKIHDSSNIKFRSISTNSRFRRLPSFTQNIQHKL; translated from the coding sequence ATGACCAAAGAATTAATAAGACAAAAATTTAAAAACAGATTAAACAAAGCAAAAGATTCACAAAACAAACTATATATGGATTTGATTTTAAACAAAAAAATAGAAATCCTACTACAACAAATAATATCAAACCTAAAAAAGCAAAAAAGAAAACCTCACTCAAGAATCAATATTTTATTGTATTTCCCACTGGATATTGAGTTTAACTGCCTAAAATTGCTAAATAAATTTAAAAAACAAAAAAACACACAAATTTTTCTACCATTTATGTCTGATATAAATTTGAAAATGGTAGAATATAGACTGCCACTAGGGAGACAAGCTTTTGGCATTTATCAACCAAATGGTTCATTATTTAGAAACAATAAATTAGATATTGCAATTATTCCAGTGTTAGGTATAGATATGGATTTTAGACGGATAGGTTTTGGCAAAGGTATATATGATAGATTCTTTATGAATCTCAAAAAACAACCAATAACTATTTTTGTATCTCGTGCACTAAACTATCACAACTCTAAAATAACGCAGTATCACGATGTGAAAACCAACATATACATAACCCCATTTGCAACAATCAAGGACAAGATACATGATAGTAGTAACATTAAGTTCCGTAGCATCAGCACTAATAGCAGGTTTAGGAGGCTACCTAGTTTCACGCAAAATATTCAACACAAACTCTAG
- the yedE gene encoding YedE family putative selenium transporter — translation MKLAFLPIIAGVIFGVTAPILVYFGNPGNMGMCAACFTRDIAGAISLHQIGTLQYIRPEIIGLIFGALIASFIFGEFRARSGSAPIVRFMLGAFAMIGALVFLGCPWRMWLRLSGGDLSAIAGIFGFLAGVIIGLVFLKRGFSLGRNRPTSKIVGLAFPIFAFILFALLMWGVFDNNTLIKESTKGPASQHAPLIISLIAGLVLGGIFQRSRFCTIAAFRDSILFKDTHMLQGIIALIIVAAITNMALGSFHLGFINQPIAHNDTIWNFLGMLLSSLAFTLAGGCPGRQLVLAGEGDGDAGVFVFGLLFGAAFAHNFAIASSPAGITANAPITVILGIIFCLIVAIFAKERRV, via the coding sequence ATGAAATTGGCTTTTTTGCCCATTATTGCTGGGGTAATTTTTGGTGTTACAGCACCCATTTTAGTATATTTTGGGAATCCCGGAAATATGGGAATGTGTGCCGCATGTTTTACTAGAGATATTGCAGGTGCGATAAGTTTACATCAAATAGGGACTTTACAATATATAAGACCCGAGATTATTGGTTTGATATTTGGTGCTTTGATTGCTTCATTTATATTTGGTGAGTTTAGAGCTAGAAGCGGTTCTGCACCTATTGTTAGATTCATGCTTGGTGCATTTGCCATGATTGGGGCTTTAGTATTTTTAGGTTGTCCATGGAGAATGTGGCTTAGGCTAAGCGGAGGTGATTTAAGTGCAATTGCTGGAATCTTTGGCTTTTTAGCTGGAGTTATAATAGGGCTTGTGTTTTTAAAAAGAGGCTTTTCACTTGGTAGGAATCGCCCTACAAGCAAGATAGTTGGACTAGCATTTCCTATTTTTGCATTTATATTATTTGCTCTTTTAATGTGGGGTGTTTTTGATAACAATACACTTATAAAGGAATCCACCAAAGGTCCTGCTTCACAACACGCACCACTTATAATATCGCTAATAGCTGGGCTAGTGCTAGGCGGAATCTTTCAAAGAAGTAGATTTTGCACTATTGCAGCCTTTAGAGATAGTATATTATTTAAAGATACTCACATGCTGCAAGGAATAATAGCACTAATAATAGTAGCAGCTATAACAAACATGGCACTTGGTAGCTTTCATCTGGGATTTATAAATCAACCAATAGCACATAATGATACTATTTGGAATTTTTTAGGAATGCTCCTATCTAGTCTTGCATTCACTTTAGCAGGTGGTTGTCCGGGGAGGCAATTAGTCTTAGCCGGTGAAGGAGATGGCGATGCTGGAGTGTTTGTGTTTGGATTGCTCTTTGGTGCTGCATTTGCACATAATTTTGCAATTGCAAGCTCTCCTGCTGGAATCACTGCTAATGCACCTATAACCGTTATTTTAGGTATTATATTTTGTCTTATTGTTGCTATATTTGCTAAAGAGAGGAGAGTTTAA